The following proteins come from a genomic window of Phnomibacter ginsenosidimutans:
- a CDS encoding efflux RND transporter periplasmic adaptor subunit, whose translation MHFIQRNSWFPAMAIVLLLNACSPKQEQDTAAPQKFTVVSPELLDTVYAREYIAEIQSVQNVEIRSRMDAAFIEKIHVDEGKPVQAGQLLFTLTSRRYREELLKANAQLKSVQAELKVAEVELKNTKMLVAKNIVSNSELEMAQAKVEAIEAKIDEVKSSISIARVYLSFSEVRAPFNGVINRIPNKRGSVVQEGDLLTTISNNDEVFAYFNMSEQDYLQFQKRKTMPITTKWD comes from the coding sequence ATGCATTTTATACAGCGCAATAGCTGGTTTCCGGCTATGGCTATCGTGTTATTGCTGAACGCTTGTTCGCCCAAGCAAGAACAGGATACTGCCGCTCCGCAAAAATTTACTGTTGTCTCTCCCGAGTTGCTCGACACGGTGTATGCCCGTGAATACATTGCCGAAATTCAATCGGTACAAAACGTAGAAATCCGCTCCCGCATGGATGCGGCATTCATTGAAAAAATACATGTAGACGAAGGCAAGCCTGTGCAGGCTGGCCAACTCTTATTTACCCTTACCAGCCGCCGCTACCGCGAAGAATTATTGAAGGCCAATGCGCAACTCAAGAGTGTGCAGGCCGAACTGAAAGTGGCGGAAGTAGAATTGAAAAACACCAAAATGCTGGTGGCTAAAAACATTGTGTCCAACTCCGAACTGGAAATGGCACAAGCCAAAGTTGAAGCCATCGAAGCGAAGATTGACGAGGTGAAATCTTCCATCTCTATTGCCCGGGTGTACCTCTCATTTTCTGAGGTACGGGCACCATTCAATGGCGTTATCAACCGCATTCCCAACAAGCGGGGTAGCGTAGTGCAGGAAGGTGATTTGCTCACCACTATTTCCAACAACGATGAAGTGTTTGCTTACTTCAATATGTCGGAGCAAGACTACCTGCAGTTTCAAAAAAGAAAGACGATGCCCATCACAACGAAGTGGGATTAG
- a CDS encoding sensor histidine kinase produces the protein MSKRKKYIPHKTLNPANQRLRLDSLKLELQNLGKTIDALSKSHDNHISYLGNFAKHDIKNSIQSMDSILSTNTLKELTDEHLLSLKTNLKVIRQTMENFAELIPYSQDETFSITSLISAVELLNRNIFFEKKIEFFKKLPQEIDVRFKLPFQSVLQMFNNIIINAIKSCDGVENPKIKLEVSVNQMVIIHIFDNGTRIPKDNIEKIFNFGFSTTGGSGIGLYHAKYICDLLKGDIQVELTDIEPFTKAFRISLPYTHISGI, from the coding sequence ATGTCAAAAAGAAAAAAATACATTCCACATAAAACTCTAAATCCAGCTAATCAAAGATTAAGGCTTGACTCTTTAAAACTAGAATTGCAAAATCTTGGAAAAACAATCGATGCTTTGTCAAAGTCTCATGATAACCATATTTCTTATTTAGGAAACTTTGCAAAACATGATATTAAAAATTCTATTCAAAGTATGGATAGTATCCTTTCAACTAATACGCTAAAAGAATTAACAGATGAACACTTATTATCATTAAAGACAAACCTGAAAGTTATTAGGCAAACTATGGAAAACTTTGCCGAGTTAATACCCTACTCACAAGATGAGACCTTTTCAATTACGAGCTTAATATCTGCAGTCGAGTTACTAAACAGAAACATTTTCTTTGAGAAAAAAATTGAATTTTTCAAAAAGCTGCCTCAGGAAATTGACGTAAGATTTAAGTTACCTTTTCAGTCCGTATTGCAAATGTTCAACAATATTATCATTAATGCTATTAAAAGCTGCGACGGAGTCGAAAATCCGAAGATAAAGTTAGAAGTATCTGTAAATCAGATGGTTATAATTCACATTTTTGACAATGGCACGAGAATTCCCAAGGACAACATTGAAAAAATCTTCAATTTTGGCTTTTCTACTACCGGTGGATCAGGAATAGGCTTGTATCATGCCAAGTATATTTGTGACTTATTAAAGGGGGATATACAAGTCGAACTGACAGATATTGAACCATTTACAAAAGCTTTTAGAATATCTTTACCTTACACTCACATTTCGGGAATATGA
- a CDS encoding response regulator, giving the protein MRNSVLVIDDVKEQAEGLSKALTGAISNCTFEPVFEEETIINAIENRFYNLAIVDLRMDGFSFDGIHVIKKIFEVNPFAKVLIVSAFKGEYFTKLKDLLLSGKVLDVLDKESYDIWIPKLKSVIELYFQKLDQDSSEINNALLQFYSETKNEKDTYLKGEKFEHFLSLVFQSIGFKQVLKRVIDGSKNEVDLIIRNDVADTFLGKFGKYILIECKNKPNEGVSKNDFIVFKSKIENSNGFAELGILATSGYIAKTTYIEAVRGSKDRNKIIFLSNIEIERLIRAENKLSEFKAIIDSQVKDN; this is encoded by the coding sequence ATGAGGAACTCAGTTTTAGTAATAGATGACGTTAAAGAACAAGCAGAAGGCCTATCTAAGGCCCTTACCGGAGCAATTTCTAATTGTACCTTTGAGCCAGTCTTTGAAGAAGAAACAATAATAAATGCAATAGAAAATAGATTTTATAATCTAGCAATTGTAGACCTTAGAATGGATGGGTTTTCCTTCGATGGTATTCACGTAATAAAAAAGATTTTTGAAGTAAACCCATTTGCTAAGGTGCTAATTGTATCTGCATTTAAAGGTGAGTATTTTACAAAACTAAAAGATCTTCTATTATCAGGTAAAGTCCTTGATGTACTTGATAAAGAAAGCTACGATATATGGATTCCTAAATTAAAGTCTGTTATCGAATTGTATTTTCAAAAACTAGATCAAGATTCTTCAGAAATAAATAATGCTCTTTTACAATTTTATTCTGAAACAAAAAATGAAAAAGACACCTATTTAAAGGGTGAAAAATTTGAACATTTTTTAAGTTTGGTATTTCAATCGATAGGATTTAAGCAAGTTCTGAAAAGAGTTATAGATGGATCTAAAAACGAAGTAGATCTTATCATTCGAAATGATGTTGCTGATACTTTTTTAGGTAAATTCGGTAAATATATTCTCATTGAGTGTAAGAATAAGCCCAATGAAGGTGTTTCAAAAAATGATTTCATTGTCTTTAAATCCAAAATAGAAAATTCAAATGGTTTTGCAGAACTAGGTATTCTTGCTACATCAGGTTACATTGCTAAAACCACATATATTGAAGCTGTTCGAGGATCTAAAGACAGAAATAAAATTATTTTTCTTTCAAACATCGAAATTGAAAGATTAATTAGGGCTGAAAATAAGCTTTCTGAGTTTAAAGCTATAATCGATAGCCAAGTTAAAGACAACTAA
- a CDS encoding alpha-L-fucosidase, which produces MKRRTLLKQIGITLPALSLSHALQAERLWQQLAGNEPLLQGPFQPTWESLQTYRVPAWYQNAKFGIWAHWGPQCQPEAGDWYARGMYQEGSRQYKHHLQHYGHPSSVGFKEVIRQWKAEAWQPEELVALYKQTGARYFMAMANHHDNFDLYNSKHQQHWNATRLGPQKDIVGGWAKAAKKMDLPFGVSIHAAHAWSWYEVTQRSDQHGPMAGIPYDGNSTRADGKGTWWEGLDPQELYAQQHPLSQNSADNGMIHRQWDWGNGVCPPSAAYIQNFVNRTIDLINQYEPDILYFDDSQLPFWPISDAGLRIAAHHYNRSIKKHGQLRAVINGKILDEQQRKAMVWDIERGQANDCQPFVWQTDTCLGDWHYNRAVYDRNGYKPASMVIQTMVDVVSKNGNYLLNVPVRGNGSIDELERHILDGIGQWMKRNSECIYDTRPWKIYGEGPSTQNQAKLTAQGFNEGKTSYTAQDIRFTSKNNDLYAIVMEWPADRKVCITSLATGKPDMSLQVQQVTWLETQQPLAFSQTAAGLEVVFPDNAPQQPFAHVLKIQSH; this is translated from the coding sequence ATGAAGAGAAGAACACTCCTGAAACAAATTGGAATAACACTGCCCGCCCTCTCCCTGTCCCATGCCCTGCAGGCGGAGCGCCTTTGGCAGCAACTGGCCGGCAATGAACCCTTATTACAAGGGCCTTTTCAACCCACCTGGGAATCGCTGCAAACCTATCGGGTACCAGCATGGTACCAAAACGCCAAGTTTGGCATTTGGGCACACTGGGGCCCACAGTGCCAGCCCGAAGCCGGCGACTGGTACGCCCGGGGCATGTATCAGGAAGGCAGCCGCCAATACAAGCATCACCTGCAGCATTATGGCCACCCATCATCGGTGGGTTTTAAAGAAGTGATACGGCAATGGAAGGCTGAAGCCTGGCAGCCGGAAGAACTGGTAGCGCTGTACAAACAAACCGGTGCCCGCTATTTTATGGCCATGGCCAACCACCACGACAATTTTGATTTGTACAACAGCAAACACCAACAACACTGGAATGCCACCCGGCTGGGTCCCCAAAAAGACATTGTGGGCGGATGGGCCAAAGCCGCCAAAAAAATGGACCTGCCCTTTGGCGTAAGCATACATGCAGCCCACGCATGGTCGTGGTATGAGGTAACACAACGGAGCGACCAGCATGGCCCGATGGCGGGCATTCCGTACGATGGCAACAGCACCCGTGCCGATGGCAAAGGCACCTGGTGGGAAGGCCTCGACCCGCAGGAGCTGTATGCCCAGCAACACCCACTGAGCCAAAACAGTGCCGACAACGGCATGATACACCGGCAATGGGATTGGGGCAACGGCGTTTGTCCGCCCTCAGCAGCGTACATCCAAAACTTTGTGAACCGCACCATCGATCTCATCAACCAATACGAACCCGATATTTTGTATTTCGATGATTCGCAATTGCCTTTTTGGCCCATTAGCGATGCCGGCCTTCGCATAGCTGCTCACCACTACAACCGCAGCATCAAAAAACATGGCCAGCTGCGGGCAGTCATCAATGGAAAAATTCTTGATGAACAGCAACGCAAAGCCATGGTGTGGGATATTGAAAGAGGACAAGCCAACGATTGCCAGCCCTTTGTATGGCAAACGGACACCTGCCTGGGCGACTGGCATTACAACAGGGCTGTGTACGACCGCAACGGTTATAAACCTGCCAGCATGGTGATACAAACAATGGTAGATGTGGTGAGTAAAAACGGCAACTACCTGCTGAATGTTCCTGTACGAGGCAATGGCAGTATCGACGAACTGGAACGCCACATTCTCGACGGCATTGGCCAATGGATGAAGCGCAACAGTGAATGCATTTATGATACTCGTCCATGGAAAATATATGGTGAAGGACCTTCCACGCAAAACCAAGCGAAGCTTACCGCACAAGGCTTCAACGAAGGCAAAACCAGCTATACCGCACAAGACATTCGCTTTACCAGCAAAAACAATGATCTCTATGCCATCGTGATGGAATGGCCGGCAGACCGCAAAGTTTGTATCACATCTTTGGCTACGGGCAAACCCGACATGAGCCTGCAGGTACAACAGGTAACCTGGCTGGAAACCCAACAACCACTGGCATTTAGCCAAACTGCTGCGGGCCTCGAAGTTGTCTTTCCCGACAACGCTCCACAACAACCCTTTGCCCATGTGCTGAAAATTCAATCACACTAA
- a CDS encoding transglutaminase domain-containing protein — protein sequence MTKKQLLLLLIVLLPVALFSQQPTAAFSAVDSFVSTVSYRNSLVDLTHKLTNPYPDQLRKARAIFKWITENIEYDYKYYNKYFYKGKEPKTFRCKNEQQCEAKRVVWEAAYIDKILRRKKAVCQGYAMLFKKMCDLAGLRSEYIVGYIRTEPYQVGTAGTLDHAWNAVWIESAYHLLDATWASGGCSKNDDYKLLRFQKNYNDYYWLTPAAAFAKNHYPKNSQWSLAAAVYQRQFCY from the coding sequence ATGACCAAAAAGCAACTGCTGCTATTGTTGATTGTATTGTTGCCTGTTGCGCTGTTTTCGCAACAACCGACAGCTGCCTTTTCTGCAGTCGATAGTTTTGTGAGCACGGTATCATACCGCAACAGTCTGGTTGATTTGACACACAAACTAACGAATCCGTATCCCGACCAACTTCGCAAGGCCAGAGCCATTTTTAAATGGATAACGGAAAACATCGAATACGATTACAAGTATTACAACAAGTACTTCTACAAAGGCAAAGAACCCAAAACCTTCCGCTGTAAAAATGAGCAGCAGTGCGAAGCCAAACGAGTAGTGTGGGAAGCAGCCTATATCGACAAAATTTTACGCCGAAAAAAAGCCGTGTGCCAGGGATATGCCATGCTGTTTAAAAAGATGTGCGACCTGGCGGGATTGCGGTCGGAGTACATTGTGGGCTATATCAGAACGGAACCTTATCAGGTGGGTACTGCCGGCACGCTGGATCATGCATGGAATGCAGTGTGGATAGAGAGTGCTTACCATCTTCTGGATGCTACCTGGGCCAGCGGTGGTTGTAGTAAAAATGACGATTACAAGTTGTTGCGTTTTCAAAAAAATTACAACGACTACTACTGGCTTACACCGGCTGCCGCATTTGCTAAAAATCATTATCCAAAAAACAGCCAATGGTCGCTTGCTGCCGCAGTATACCAAAGACAGTTTTGCTACTAA
- a CDS encoding DUF3857 domain-containing protein, producing MRMKFLCACVALCTLATTAAAQEYAFKLIPDSLLKGADVVKRVDRDVVTIESKLKAERRYKLVYTILNEKGDDFASHQEYYDRFQSISDIEANLYDADGNKIKSLKKNEIKDLSGMGGGTEVSDDRIKAFGFYHKTYPYTVEFEVSLNLKGLMFLPAWYAIEGQRIGVQQSSLEIIAAPGLEVLHKSYNYPGQPVVTDINGRKSIKWEAKNMRPMQREYAAPPWYEITPAVFTAMKNFQMDEYEGSNESWEAFGAFVYEMIKGRDELPPLLKGKVQELIAGKNTTREKVEALYKYMQENTRYISIQLGIGGWQPFDAAFVYNKNMVIVKH from the coding sequence ATGCGTATGAAATTTTTGTGTGCATGTGTGGCGCTGTGTACATTGGCTACTACAGCAGCGGCACAAGAGTATGCTTTCAAACTAATACCAGATTCGCTACTCAAAGGTGCTGATGTAGTAAAGCGGGTAGACCGCGATGTGGTGACTATTGAAAGCAAGCTGAAAGCTGAACGACGTTATAAACTGGTGTATACCATTCTCAATGAAAAAGGAGATGATTTTGCCAGTCATCAAGAGTATTACGACCGCTTTCAATCTATCAGCGATATTGAAGCCAACCTGTACGATGCAGACGGCAATAAAATTAAATCGCTGAAGAAAAATGAAATTAAAGACCTGAGTGGTATGGGAGGCGGCACCGAAGTATCGGACGACCGTATAAAGGCTTTTGGCTTTTACCACAAAACGTATCCGTATACGGTAGAGTTCGAGGTATCGCTCAACTTAAAAGGCCTCATGTTTTTACCGGCATGGTACGCTATAGAAGGGCAGCGCATTGGCGTACAGCAGAGTAGCCTTGAAATTATTGCCGCTCCTGGATTAGAAGTATTGCATAAGTCGTACAACTATCCGGGCCAACCTGTTGTGACCGATATCAATGGTCGCAAAAGCATAAAGTGGGAAGCCAAAAACATGCGGCCCATGCAGCGGGAGTATGCAGCACCACCATGGTACGAAATCACCCCGGCAGTGTTTACGGCCATGAAAAACTTTCAGATGGATGAATATGAAGGCAGCAATGAAAGCTGGGAAGCATTTGGCGCTTTTGTATATGAAATGATTAAAGGCCGCGATGAACTGCCCCCCTTGCTGAAAGGCAAAGTACAGGAGTTGATTGCCGGTAAAAATACTACCCGTGAAAAAGTGGAAGCTCTCTACAAATACATGCAGGAAAATACCCGCTACATCAGCATACAGTTGGGTATTGGTGGATGGCAGCCATTTGATGCAGCATTTGTATACAACAAAAATATGGTGATTGTAAAGCACTGA
- a CDS encoding transglutaminase-like domain-containing protein, with the protein MLRILKNAQEKFDFKFGKVVKEDFTLPADAIEKDAAAYTICDKGFTEFEGNSKGWFTLKFTRKVRIKINNINGIDAADFRIPLYHNGSSVERLMGLKAIAFNLEGDKVVETALKSDQVFVDKYSKRLDFKKFSVPGAKAGSLIDVTYTIESDFLNALQPWAFQNSYPCYWSEYEVGFPFFFNYVTLMQGYQPFYQRSSNEVRQNFNIMIPSDEGIGGRSQMVTEEANVQFTRWVMKNVPALKEEAFTSSLENHISKIEFQLKQLRFEGSPYREMMGSWPAVVQRYNEFESFGLNLYKNNGFLDDEIKPVVAKANTPMGKAQALYAYVRDKYTCTGGGDFLTSNLRAVPKTKSGNVGDLNLLLTAMLNRENIEAHPVILSTRSNGWAHELYPLTDRYNYVVVRARIDGKEYMLDATEPGLPFGVLPPQCYNGQAREILGLGAAIELTPDSITEKKTSTFFLSTGEDGKWTGEFTSNFGVYESLAIRQEAKKNGLQNRKNQIKKAAPSEFVFEDPAFEQLENPEQQVKVRYAVKPQVEEDADLIYLNPMLAEGFKENPFKSAERLYPVEMPYTMNEMYVANIEVPAGYVLEEAPKSTKVNLFDDEGFFEYMVSTDGTRVMLRIRLVIKRAEFAAEDYEGLREFFSYVVKKQAETIVFKKKPKQ; encoded by the coding sequence ATGCTCAGGATCCTAAAAAATGCACAAGAAAAATTCGACTTCAAGTTTGGCAAAGTTGTAAAAGAAGATTTTACGCTGCCTGCCGATGCCATTGAAAAAGATGCCGCCGCCTACACCATTTGCGACAAAGGCTTTACCGAGTTTGAAGGCAATAGCAAAGGCTGGTTTACCCTCAAGTTTACCCGAAAAGTGCGTATCAAAATCAACAACATCAACGGTATCGATGCTGCGGATTTTCGCATTCCGCTCTATCACAATGGTTCGAGTGTAGAAAGATTGATGGGGTTGAAGGCCATTGCCTTCAACCTGGAAGGCGACAAAGTGGTAGAAACCGCTCTTAAGAGTGATCAGGTTTTTGTAGACAAATACAGCAAGCGGCTCGATTTTAAAAAGTTTTCGGTACCCGGCGCCAAGGCTGGTTCGCTGATTGATGTTACCTACACCATCGAAAGCGATTTTCTGAATGCGCTGCAGCCATGGGCTTTTCAAAACAGTTATCCCTGCTACTGGAGTGAATATGAAGTAGGCTTTCCTTTCTTCTTCAACTATGTAACGCTGATGCAGGGTTACCAGCCTTTTTATCAGCGCAGCAGCAACGAAGTGCGGCAAAACTTCAACATCATGATTCCTTCGGATGAAGGCATTGGTGGCCGCAGCCAAATGGTCACCGAAGAAGCCAATGTACAGTTTACCCGTTGGGTAATGAAAAATGTACCGGCGCTGAAAGAGGAAGCCTTTACATCTTCTTTGGAAAACCACATTTCAAAAATTGAATTTCAACTGAAACAACTACGCTTTGAAGGTTCGCCTTACAGAGAAATGATGGGTAGCTGGCCGGCAGTAGTGCAGCGTTACAATGAATTTGAATCGTTTGGCCTGAACCTCTACAAAAACAATGGCTTTTTGGATGATGAAATAAAACCCGTAGTAGCCAAGGCCAATACCCCAATGGGAAAAGCCCAGGCGCTGTATGCCTATGTGCGGGATAAATATACCTGTACTGGTGGCGGCGATTTTTTAACCAGCAATTTGCGGGCAGTACCCAAAACCAAAAGCGGCAATGTGGGCGACCTCAACCTGTTGCTCACCGCCATGCTCAACCGCGAAAACATAGAGGCACACCCCGTTATACTTTCTACCCGCAGCAATGGCTGGGCACATGAGTTATACCCGCTTACCGATCGCTACAATTATGTAGTAGTAAGGGCCCGCATTGATGGTAAAGAATACATGCTGGATGCCACCGAGCCGGGCCTGCCTTTTGGTGTATTGCCACCACAGTGCTACAATGGTCAGGCACGTGAAATTTTGGGCTTGGGTGCAGCCATTGAGCTTACGCCCGATTCCATTACCGAAAAGAAAACCAGCACGTTCTTTTTAAGCACAGGTGAAGATGGAAAATGGACCGGTGAATTTACCAGCAACTTTGGCGTGTATGAAAGTTTGGCCATCAGGCAAGAAGCCAAAAAGAATGGATTGCAAAACCGGAAGAATCAAATTAAAAAAGCTGCACCATCAGAATTTGTATTTGAAGATCCTGCATTTGAACAGTTAGAAAATCCGGAGCAGCAAGTAAAAGTACGTTATGCTGTAAAGCCACAAGTGGAAGAGGATGCAGACCTGATTTACCTCAATCCTATGTTGGCCGAAGGCTTTAAAGAGAATCCTTTCAAGAGTGCAGAACGTTTGTATCCGGTAGAAATGCCGTATACCATGAACGAGATGTATGTGGCCAACATAGAAGTGCCTGCAGGGTATGTGTTGGAAGAAGCACCCAAGAGCACCAAAGTAAACTTGTTCGACGACGAAGGCTTTTTCGAATACATGGTAAGTACAGATGGCACAAGGGTGATGTTGCGCATCCGGCTGGTCATTAAGCGGGCTGAATTTGCAGCAGAAGATTATGAAGGATTGCGGGAATTTTTCAGCTATGTGGTAAAAAAGCAAGCTGAAACCATTGTATTTAAGAAGAAGCCTAAACAGTAA
- the queG gene encoding tRNA epoxyqueuosine(34) reductase QueG produces MKQLANQFGFHYCGIAAAQPLDEDARRLEKWLQQGMHGQMYYMERHFELRVNPAKLLPGARSVITVLKNYYPEQTQQTSAYKISKYAYGRDYHDIIRTQLNSFFDALKTQFGNINGRGFVDSAPVLERSWAQRSGLGWIGKNGNLIHKQSGSFFFIATLITDLVLEPDAPLAKDFCGSCTRCIDACPTQAILPNNVVDGSKCISYFTIELKEMLIPDSMQGKFDNWMFGCDTCQDVCPWNRFAQPHQEPGFAPVPAILNFSSKDWEELTEEGFKEIFRHSPLKRSKYAGIRRNLQFLQQPPDSL; encoded by the coding sequence GTGAAACAGTTGGCGAACCAATTTGGCTTTCACTACTGTGGCATTGCTGCCGCACAACCATTAGACGAAGACGCAAGGCGTTTGGAGAAGTGGTTGCAACAGGGTATGCATGGTCAAATGTACTACATGGAAAGACATTTTGAGCTTCGTGTAAATCCCGCGAAACTCTTGCCAGGTGCACGTTCTGTAATAACTGTGCTTAAAAATTACTATCCTGAACAAACTCAACAAACAAGTGCATACAAAATAAGTAAGTACGCTTACGGAAGAGATTACCATGACATCATCAGAACGCAGTTAAATTCGTTTTTTGATGCTCTGAAAACACAATTTGGTAACATTAACGGTCGTGGATTTGTGGACAGTGCCCCGGTGCTGGAACGCAGCTGGGCACAACGCAGCGGTTTGGGCTGGATTGGCAAAAACGGCAACCTCATTCACAAGCAATCAGGCTCGTTTTTTTTCATCGCCACCCTCATTACCGATTTGGTACTGGAGCCCGATGCGCCACTGGCCAAAGACTTTTGCGGCAGCTGCACCCGCTGTATTGACGCCTGCCCCACACAAGCCATTTTGCCCAACAATGTGGTAGATGGCAGCAAGTGCATTTCCTACTTCACCATTGAGCTAAAAGAAATGCTGATACCGGACAGCATGCAGGGCAAGTTTGACAACTGGATGTTTGGCTGCGACACCTGCCAGGACGTTTGCCCCTGGAACAGGTTTGCTCAACCGCACCAGGAGCCGGGCTTCGCTCCTGTTCCGGCCATCCTCAACTTTAGCAGTAAAGATTGGGAAGAGTTGACGGAAGAAGGTTTCAAAGAGATTTTCCGGCACTCGCCGCTCAAACGGTCAAAGTATGCCGGCATTCGGCGCAACCTGCAGTTTTTGCAACAGCCCCCCGATTCGTTGTAA
- a CDS encoding ATP-grasp domain-containing protein: protein MKKIGVLFGKERSFPYGVIERINSKQIESVAAEPVSINKVMQGEASDYAVIIDRISQDVPFYRAYLKNAALRGTAVINNPFWWSADEKFFNNCLATQIDVPVPKTVLLPSYELPTDTSNESFTNLAYPMDWQGIFDYVGFPAYMKPFAGGGWKNVYKLNSLEEFYQKHPETEQLVMLAARRNCV, encoded by the coding sequence ATGAAAAAGATTGGCGTACTCTTTGGCAAAGAACGTTCGTTTCCATACGGCGTTATCGAACGCATCAACAGCAAACAAATAGAAAGCGTAGCGGCAGAGCCGGTTAGCATCAACAAAGTGATGCAGGGCGAAGCATCTGATTATGCAGTCATCATAGACCGCATTTCACAGGATGTCCCCTTTTACCGGGCATACCTGAAAAATGCTGCGCTGCGGGGTACGGCCGTCATCAACAACCCGTTTTGGTGGAGTGCCGATGAGAAGTTTTTCAACAACTGCCTGGCTACGCAAATTGATGTGCCCGTGCCCAAAACTGTGCTGCTGCCATCGTACGAGTTGCCCACCGATACCAGCAACGAATCGTTTACCAACCTGGCCTACCCCATGGACTGGCAAGGCATTTTTGATTACGTGGGCTTTCCGGCCTATATGAAACCCTTTGCCGGTGGCGGTTGGAAAAACGTGTACAAGCTCAACAGCCTCGAGGAGTTTTACCAAAAGCACCCCGAAACCGAACAACTGGTAATGCTTGCTGCAAGAAGAAATTGTGTTTGA
- a CDS encoding carboxylate-amine ligase, protein MALSYKQFTLGIEEEYMVIDPVTKELKSHDQRIVTEGQKVIRDKVKAEMHQAVVEVGTDICQNIEEAYKDISTLRRTIKTIAGELDLSVAASGTHPFSSWQMQLITEHARYSQLIDELQDAARSNLIFGLHVHVGMENRDIAMHIANSARYFLPHIYALSTNSPFWEGRRTGYKSYRTKVFDKFPRTGLPEYFENVESYDRFVNLLIKTNCIDNAKKIWWDLRVHPFFNTVEFRICDIPMTVDETIAIAALFQALCAKLYKLRSQNMNFIIYPRPLINENKWRASRYGIDGTLIDFGKEAEVNTRALIYELLDFVDDVLDPLGSRHAVGYIRRMLEVGTGADRQIAVYEATGGDLKAVTTFIEDSFLK, encoded by the coding sequence ATGGCATTATCCTACAAACAATTTACACTCGGTATAGAAGAAGAATACATGGTAATAGACCCTGTAACTAAGGAGCTCAAAAGCCATGACCAGCGCATTGTAACCGAAGGCCAAAAAGTGATTCGGGATAAAGTGAAGGCCGAGATGCACCAGGCCGTGGTAGAAGTAGGCACCGACATTTGCCAAAACATTGAAGAAGCCTACAAAGACATCAGCACCCTGCGCCGCACCATCAAAACCATTGCCGGCGAACTCGACTTATCGGTGGCAGCCAGTGGCACTCACCCCTTTAGCAGCTGGCAAATGCAACTCATTACCGAGCATGCCCGCTACAGCCAGTTGATTGATGAACTGCAGGACGCTGCCCGCAGCAACCTCATTTTTGGATTGCATGTACACGTGGGCATGGAAAACCGCGACATTGCCATGCACATTGCCAACAGTGCCCGGTATTTTCTACCGCACATTTATGCACTCAGTACCAACTCGCCTTTTTGGGAAGGACGCCGCACCGGCTACAAGTCGTATCGTACCAAAGTATTCGATAAGTTTCCACGTACCGGCCTGCCAGAATATTTCGAAAACGTAGAGAGCTACGATCGCTTTGTCAACCTGCTCATTAAAACCAATTGCATCGACAATGCCAAGAAAATATGGTGGGACCTGCGGGTACATCCTTTCTTCAATACGGTAGAGTTTCGCATTTGTGATATACCCATGACGGTAGATGAAACCATTGCCATTGCTGCATTGTTTCAGGCGCTGTGTGCCAAGCTGTACAAGCTGCGCAGCCAAAACATGAACTTCATTATTTACCCACGCCCCCTCATCAACGAAAACAAATGGCGGGCCAGCCGCTATGGTATTGATGGTACGCTGATTGATTTTGGCAAGGAAGCCGAAGTAAACACACGGGCTTTGATTTATGAACTCCTCGACTTTGTAGACGATGTGCTCGACCCATTGGGTAGCCGTCATGCAGTGGGTTACATCCGGCGCATGCTGGAAGTAGGCACTGGTGCCGATCGTCAGATAGCCGTGTACGAAGCAACCGGAGGCGATTTAAAAGCGGTAACTACATTTATTGAAGACAGCTTTTTGAAGTAA